In Ammoniphilus oxalaticus, a single genomic region encodes these proteins:
- a CDS encoding recombinase family protein, which translates to MLIGYARVSTGLQNLDLQKDALMQYGCEKIFYDKISGAKRQRPGLEETLQYAREGDTIVVWRLDRLGRNMQDLIQIVNTLNERGVGFHSLQENLTMDKSNATGQLMFHLFAAFAEFERNLIEERSAAGRAAARARGRLGGRPKKYGSKDIEMMKALIDNGTPIKDVAERWGVSRTTIYRYLEK; encoded by the coding sequence TTACAGAAGGATGCATTAATGCAATACGGATGCGAGAAAATCTTTTACGATAAAATAAGTGGAGCCAAAAGACAACGACCAGGTTTAGAGGAAACGCTTCAGTATGCGCGTGAGGGAGATACCATTGTCGTATGGAGACTAGATCGGCTTGGTCGCAACATGCAGGACCTCATACAAATTGTAAATACATTAAATGAACGGGGCGTGGGATTCCATAGTTTACAAGAAAATCTAACAATGGATAAAAGCAACGCAACGGGGCAATTGATGTTCCACTTATTCGCAGCTTTTGCGGAATTTGAACGGAATCTAATCGAGGAACGCTCGGCTGCAGGACGAGCAGCCGCAAGGGCGCGAGGTCGTCTTGGTGGTCGTCCTAAAAAATACGGATCGAAAGATATTGAGATGATGAAAGCCCTAATTGATAATGGTACACCCATTAAAGATGTTGCTGAAAGATGGGGTGTCTCTCGAACAACGATATATCGCTATCTAGAAAAATAA